From Gemmatimonadaceae bacterium, the proteins below share one genomic window:
- a CDS encoding dipeptidase, which translates to MSASSRTALDPALAAWFDANDQRLHDDLFAFLRIPSVSARSEHKGDMRAAAKWLHDHCARIGMAVETLDTPGHPIVLAEWRKAPKGAPTILIYGHYDVQPPEPLDLWTSPAFEPTLRDGKIFARGSVDDKGQLWLHIAALEAHLAARGSLPVNVIVLAEGEEEVGSDHLAPFVAEHAKRLACDAVVISDSTMFAPGVPSILSSLRGLAYLQVDVTGPNSDLHSGMYGGAVVNPATALARIVASFHDADGRVAIPGFYDNVRPFPDHVREGMRALPFDEAEFKSHLAVKDLGGEPGYTTLEKLWTRPTCEVNGLLSGYTGEGAKTVLPGHAMLKVSCRLVPDQDPAEIGKLVEAHVRNVAPKGVTVKVTHLHGGYAWRADLSGPIYDAAARALAGVFGREPVITGEGGSIPVVNDFATILKAPVLLVGFGLPGENAHAPDEWISQENFRLGMRAMALLWDEMR; encoded by the coding sequence ATGAGTGCTTCCTCTCGCACGGCCCTCGATCCCGCGCTCGCCGCGTGGTTCGATGCCAACGACCAGCGCCTGCACGACGACCTCTTCGCCTTTCTCCGGATTCCCAGCGTCAGCGCACGCAGCGAGCACAAAGGTGATATGCGCGCCGCCGCCAAGTGGCTGCACGATCACTGCGCACGCATCGGGATGGCGGTGGAGACGCTGGACACGCCGGGCCATCCGATCGTGCTCGCCGAATGGCGCAAGGCGCCGAAGGGTGCGCCCACGATACTGATCTACGGCCACTACGACGTGCAGCCGCCCGAGCCGCTGGACCTCTGGACCTCACCGGCCTTCGAGCCCACGCTGCGAGACGGCAAGATCTTCGCCCGCGGCAGCGTGGACGACAAAGGCCAGCTCTGGTTGCACATCGCTGCGTTGGAGGCCCACTTGGCGGCGCGCGGTTCGCTGCCCGTGAACGTCATCGTACTGGCGGAAGGCGAGGAGGAAGTCGGCAGCGATCATCTCGCGCCCTTCGTCGCCGAGCACGCGAAGCGCCTTGCCTGCGATGCGGTCGTCATCTCCGACTCGACGATGTTCGCGCCAGGCGTACCAAGCATCCTGAGCTCGCTGCGCGGGCTCGCGTATCTGCAGGTCGACGTGACGGGACCAAACTCCGACCTCCACAGCGGGATGTACGGCGGCGCGGTGGTGAACCCGGCGACTGCATTGGCGCGGATTGTCGCCAGCTTCCACGACGCCGACGGCCGGGTGGCCATCCCCGGCTTCTACGACAACGTACGGCCCTTCCCCGACCACGTGCGCGAGGGCATGCGCGCGCTGCCGTTCGATGAAGCCGAATTCAAGTCGCACCTCGCCGTGAAGGATCTGGGCGGCGAGCCTGGCTACACGACGCTGGAGAAGCTCTGGACGCGGCCGACCTGCGAGGTGAACGGGCTCCTGAGCGGCTACACGGGCGAGGGCGCCAAGACCGTGCTGCCGGGCCACGCCATGCTCAAGGTGAGCTGCCGACTCGTGCCCGACCAAGACCCTGCGGAGATCGGCAAGCTCGTCGAGGCCCACGTGCGCAACGTGGCGCCGAAGGGCGTGACCGTGAAGGTGACGCACTTGCACGGCGGCTACGCCTGGCGCGCGGATCTCTCAGGGCCGATCTACGACGCCGCGGCGCGGGCGCTGGCCGGCGTCTTTGGCCGCGAGCCGGTGATCACGGGCGAGGGCGGCTCGATCCCGGTGGTGAACGACTTCGCGACGATCCTCAAGGCGCCGGTGTTGCTCGTGGGCTTCGGGCTCCCGGGCGAGAACGCGCACGCGCCGGATGAGTGGATATCCCAGGAGAACTTCAGGCTTGGGATGCGAGCGATGGCGCTTTTGTGGGATGAGATGCGGTAA